Within the Gammaproteobacteria bacterium genome, the region ATATGGACCCTGGTATCGCCGATAACAGTCAGGATGCAAAACACAAGGAATGGATCGAAGTCGAAAGTATTTCTAGCCCCATCCCGAAAAGTGAGAAAACCAAAAAGGCGGTTGTAGAATTCCAAAAGAAAAAGAATCTTAAATCTGACGGCATTGTTGGCGCGAGTACCATTGAACGTGAAATGAAGGAAAGTGGAGAAAAAGGTGTCATTGATGAAGAAACACTTGATGACAGCTCTAAGCCTCCTCAAAATAAATCAGAAACTACACCCGGTCATAAATATGTCGATTCTTTAACCCTTAAAGGAAACATAAATACTCAAGTTGAAAGTGAGATTGGAAATGCTAAACAATCAGATTCAAAAACCGGGAAAGGTCTAATTGCCCATGAGTTAACACACGTCGTACAACAATCTACAAGCTCTCAAGATGCCAAACACAAGGAATGGATTGACGTACTTAGCACATCTGCTAATGAAAGCACAGACAATACCAAGGATGTGTCCAAACCAGCAACTGACAAACCTGCCGCAGAAACCGTGCATATGTATTTAACCGGTGACACTCAATCAACAAGCAAAGAAAGTGGAGAAAAAGGCGGAACAACCGACATGAACATTGGTGTTGGAGAATTACAAGAAACGTCAATTTCTAAAATCATGGATAAAGCTGTTTTAGGTAAACGCCCCGGACGTACAACGTATCGCGGGACCAGTAGTGACTTGAAACTGTCACAACCGCCAATCAGCTATGTATGCGAAGGCGGTGGCGCCAATGATGAATGTTTTTGTGACGGTGTGCTGGACTGCCATAAACTCTGGTCATCAGCAGATTGTGAAAAAGACACCAATTGGCAAGATAGCAATGACCCCTCTAAAGGGGGTTGTAAAGCAGCGGACTGATCTCGGTTCTAATTGGCTTGCAAGGCTCTCAAATGAGGGCCTTTTTTATTTCCATATACTTACTAGGAATTTATATATAAAATATCTGAACAAAATAAATTTACCAACATAGAGATTCATAATGAAAAAAATTATTGCTGTTTTAGGATTCTTACTTATCGTGACTTATCTTTATTGGCAGTTTTACTCAAACTCTGTGGAATCCGGACAACGGGGCGAAGAACGCACAGCCGGGGTTGCATACGGAGATTCCGTTCCTGACGTCAAAATTATTGCCCGGCGCGATGCCGACCTTGCCGTTACATTGGAAGAAAACAAGAGTAAACAGGTTTTATTCGGTGACCTGCATGTGCACTCCACCTACTCAACCGATGCCTTCTTGTGGGCACTGCCACTCAATCATGGCAAGGGTGTCCATCCGGTTGCCGATGCCTGTGACTATGCCCGCTACTGTTCGGCAATCGATTTTTGGTCGATCACCGACCATGCAGAAGCGTCTACCCCGCTCCGTTGGCAGCGTACCAAACAAGCCCTTCGACAGTGTCAGGCCAAGTCAGCCGACCAGTCCAATCCTGACCTGGTCTCAATGCTGGGATTTGAATGGACTCAGGTGGGCACGCTTCCCAGTCAACATTTTGGCCATAAGAATGTTATTTTCATGGGCTTGGATGACGATGAAGTATCGGCACGCCCGATCGCGGCACAAGGTATTGCTACCAATGCTTTACGCACCAATACCCCGAGCTTTCCGGCCAAACTCGCATTGGCGGATTTTAAAAACCGTGAGATCATTTATGACCTGAACACGTTTTTCAAAAATATCGCGGTAACCCCGGAATGCGATCCTGACCTGCCGTCCAGTCAATTGCCCGCTGACTGTTTTGAATCGGCAAAATACCCGGAAGACCTGATCGCCCGCCTGGAAGATCAAGGACTGGATCCCCTTATAATTCCACACGGCTCGTCATGGGGTTACTACACACCGCCGGGTACCACCTGGGACAAACAACTAAAGGCAAGACACTTATCGGAAAAATTCAGCCTGATCGAAGTCTATTCCGGGCATGGTAATTCCGAAGAGTTTCGTGATTATCAGAATATTGAAGAAGTAATTCCGGACACACAAGCCAAATGTGTGGATAAACAAGACGGCTACACACCACCGTGTGTGCGAACTGGCGAGATCATCAAACAACGATGTCTTGCTGAAGGGCTTGGTGAAACCGAGTGCGAAGCAAAAGCGGAAACAGCGCGCGAAGCGGCCGCCAACATGGGTGTTGCGCATCATCTTGCCGTGGCCAGCGAAGATCCAAGCGAGTGGCTAGAGTCCGGACAGTGTACGGATTGCTATTTACCCTCTTTCAATCACCGCCCGGGAACCAGTGTGCAATACGGCTTGGCCATTTCAAATTTCGACGACTCCGATAAAGATCCAACGCGATTCAATTGGGGATTTATAGCCTCGTCGGATAATCACCGCGCGCGTGCGGGAACCGGCTATAAGGAAGTCGCCAGGCGCTTGAATACCGAGGCCGGGGGCGTTGTAGACCCAAAGTTTAGACCAATCTTTCTACCTGATGAACCCGAGGCCACATCGACGGTGTACAGCAAAACCCGTGAAGAACTTATGCAGATCGCAGGTTTCCAATTAACCGAGATTGAACGCCAGTCCAGTTTTTGGCAAACCGGTGGGCTAGCAGGTGTACACACCGAAGGTCGTTCGCGCGAAGAGATCTGGGATGCCTTGCAACGCCGTGAAACATACGCCACGTCGGGGCCACGCATGTTGTTATGGTTTGATCATGTCGATGCAGACTCCGAAAAAACACCCATGGGCAGCACCCTTGAAACCAGTGTGGCTGGCACATTCAAAGTACACGCCGTTGGCTCGTTCAAACAAAAACCCGGTTGTCCGGAATACGCTATTGATGCCCTGGGCGAAGAACGTATTGCCAACCTGTGCGCCAACGAATGTTACAACCCGAGCGAGGATCGAAATCTTATCGAGCGCATTGAGATCATTCGCATCCGTCCACAAGTAAATGCGGATGAGAAAGTTGTTAATTTAATTGATGATCCATTCCTGGTGCATGAATGTCCAGCTGATCAAAGCGGTTGTAGTTTTGAATTCACCGATCCCGGGTTTTCTGAAAATGCTCGCGATGCTTTGTATTACGCACGTGCCATCCAGGAACCGCGTCCTACTATAAACGGGGACCCGATCAAATGTGAGCGCGATGAAAATGGTAATTGCATAAGCGCAACTATATGCCGGGGTGACTACAACACCCCGCTTGATGAAGATTGTCTGAGCATGAAAGATGTTAGAGCCTGGTCGTCACCAATTTATTTAAATTTCACCAGCAGCTCCGTGACTAATCAACAGGTAATGGAAACAAGCGCCAGTAATGAATAGCAAGCAGGGAATACTCTACCCGCTTGCTGCGGTAATTGCCCTGATTGCTGCACTCTTTGTCGCCCTGGATTTTAGTGGTGTAAAACGCTTGACCCAACAATCCTACGCAGTTGCTACAGTTAATGGCACGCCAATAGCAAGGGCTGAATACCAGCGTGCCCTGCATGCCATGCAGGCCGGTCTGGAACGTCCGCTGACCATGGATGATAAAAACCGCGCCCTGAAAATCCTGATCGATGAAGAGCTAATGGTACAAGAGGGATTGCGCTTGCAGTTAGCCAGTGATGATCGCCTCATTCGAAAGAATCTGGTGCAGGCTTTGATTAATTCAGCTGTGCTACTAGATTCAAGCGAGGAAATTAGCGAGCAAGTATTACTGGATTTCTACACACAGGAAAAGTCCCTTTTTGCAACTCCCCTAAGCGTCACAATTAAAGTACTTAAAAAAAACCAACACAGCGATGTTGAAACATTCACCCAAGCCTTGAACAATAAGGCCTCGTTTATTGGTGCGGGTGAATTAGCAAAGCTTGAACCGCTCAATATACCAGTTGATCTTCCCATCGGAAAAATTGGTGACCTGCTCGGTGGTAATGCCAGAGATACCGTAATCTCGATGCGACAAGGTGACATCGCAGGGCCGATAGAATCCCCGGACGGGGAAATTTTTATCTGGCTATTGCAAAAAAAAGGCGGTCAACTGTCATTTGTCGAGGCCAGAAATAGTGTATTGAACGAATGGCAACGCCGCCAGGAAGAACAAGCCCTGGAAGAATACTTACTACGACTACGTAAACATGCCCGAATAACAACAAGCAATCCAGAATAATTTCCAGTTACTATGAAACGATTATTCCTGATCAGCTGTCTATTGTTATTTTTTTTAAGCAGTGTTCATGTAGACGCCCACACACGCAGTCAATCATTTTCTCAATGGGAAATTGATGAGCAAAGCATAAATGTCACTTTTGCTGTCAACGCGCGCCGCGTTACGCAACTCGCCCAGTTATACAATTCATCAGAAGACCTTGACCAGCTATTAAAGCGACACTTACAAGAAACCCTTGCAGTAAAAATAAATACTGAAGATTGTGAATTGCGCAATATCTCTATTGTAACCCGGACAAGTGCGACCATGCAGGCCAAGGGGCATTTCAACTGCCAGCAGGACATTAACCCTGATTCCGATGTAAATGCACTGGTCACAGCATTTCAAAGTGTCTCGCCTACGCATATTCATATAGCACGAATACAGAATGACACGGTAATTTCAGAGGTCGTAGTACGTGAAGGACGCTCCAGTTTTGCATTGAATGCACCCACGCCGACCAATGATTTAAAGGGCTTTGTGTCCACCGGTTTTACACATGTGCTGTCTGGACTGGACCATCTGGTTTTTTTACTCGCGCTGGTGCTGGTGGCCAGCACACCACGCACGGCTATTTATTGCATTACGGGATTTACCTTAGGCCATAGCCTATCATTAGGTCTTGTCACAATTGGCTGGATTGAATCAAATGAGCGTTTAGTTGAAGCATTGATCGGATTTACTATTGCAATAACCGCTCTTGAGGCTGGCGTATTGCATGGGTTAAAACGCAAACGATCGATGTTTTTATTTGCCGCATTAACCTTAATCATTATTTTTCCAGTTGCCTTTGATTATTCGATCCTCGGACTGGGAAGTGCATTGCTTATCTATACGATCGCGACTGCCAACTTCACTGAAGTGCAAGCAATAAGATTATTACCTGCAATAACAATTGCCTTTGGGCTGATTCATGGTGCCGGATTTGCCGGAGGACTTCAGGAAGCGACTTTATTTCAATCGGAAATTCTGTTGCCATTGCTGGGCTTTAATATTGGTGTAGAGCTTGCCCAATTACTGGCCTTAGGTGTAATTTATTTCGCCTTCTGGATAATCAGAAAAACTTCTTTCAAAAAATTGAAAACGCTTCAACACTACACCAGTGTTTGTGCCTTTGGACTGGGTGTATTCTGGTTTGCCCAGAGAGTGTGGATTTGACGGGTATTTGCAAATGTCCTGATACTAACCGTCCAAACGTTCAGCTAGCCGTCCACTGATAATGCTTTCGGCTTCATCCATAATACGGTCGATCAATTCCTTACAGGTTGGAATGTCATTGATCAGTCCTGCCACCATGCCACAGGACCAGGCGCCGGCATCCATATCACCTTCCAGCATAATACGCGGATATACACCGGCAACCTCTTCCCGAATGTCTTCAAATTGCAAATCTTTACCCAAGCGTTGTTCTTTCTCCAGCAGACTTTCAACCGCAGCATTATTCAATACGCGCTCGGTATTGCGCAAGGGTCGCATGATCAAGCGAGTGTCCAGCTCAGAAGCATCCACAATGGCCTGTTTTACCTTGGCATGCACTGGCGCTTCCTGGGTTGCGATAAATCGTGTGCCCATGTTCATGCCTTCCGCGCCCATGGCCAGAGCGGCAACCAGAGATCGTCCATCCGCCATACCACCGGAGGCGACAAACGGAATTTCCAACTCGTCGGCTGCACGTAATAGCAGGATCATATTAGGAATGTCATCTTCGCCAGGATGACCCCCGCATTCAAACCCGTCCACCGAAACCGCATCGCAACCGATGCTTTGGGCTTTTAGCGCATGACGTACCGAGGTGCATTTATGTATGACCTTAATTCCGGCGTCTTTTAAATGTGGCATAACTTGAGCCGGATTTCGACCTGCGGTTTCAACCACTTTCACACCGCCATCAATGATGGCTTTCACATAAGCCGGGTAATCCGGGGCGTTGATCGAGGGTAAAAATGTAAGATTCACGCCTACCGGTTTGTCAGTCATGGCTCGACATTTAGCAATCTCGTTGGCCAGATCCTTGGCCGATTTTTGGGTTAGACCGGTAATCATGCCCAAGCCACCTGCATTCGACACAGCTGCCGCGAGTTCGGCAAATCCCACATAGTGCATGCCCCCCTGGATTATGGGATGCTGAATGCCAAACATTTCAGTGATGACGGTTTTCATGTTCTGACCTCGGTAGAAACCAAATATTATTAAATCTCAAAATATAGAGAAGCGTATCAGTAAACCGATACGCTTCTCCTCCAACAGATTATAGTTTATCCGCTACTGGGTACTAAAAAACACCATGCTTCATAACCGTAATCATGAGCATCCAAGAGCTCATCACTATTTTTCTTACGTCGAAAACGACAAAACACCCATTTAAAGCCGGGTGGGGCTCTTTTCACAGAGATTCTTTTCATTTTAAAAAACTCATTTATGGCGGGATGCAAACCATAAACATTGATTAAATTACCGAAATCCACTATGATTGAGCTGCTAAACATATCTGTAGTGGACATCCCATCTCGGATATCAAGGGCAGCTCATTGAGCTGCCCTTTCTATTCTGTGGAATCAAAAACTCCAATCTCAATTGCTAATGTAATCTGCTTAACCAAGGCTTCCATTGATTTCCTATTAACCCCAGCATTTGCGAATAACTTAACTTGAAGATCTTTTCCAACTGGGAACATTGCAATCTCCTTATCAGATGTACTTACATGACGAATCGGTTCATTAGTTGAATCACTACTTATACTAATTTCAGAATCAGCGCTTAAATTTGTTTGTCCCTCATCTTCTTCTGAGAAATCATCATTTGCGAATGATTCGACAAATTCATCATCAGGCACAGAATCACTTAAACCACTTTCTAATAATCCCGCATGCTTCAGAGTAGATTTATATTGTTTAATGAATCGATCAACGAATTTCTCATTAAACTTATCATCAAAGATTAAAATATGTCGCATATTCTCATCAGAAGGCAGATCACTTCCCCACCTTGACCACAAACGCTTGTGAATCTTAGGATTTAATGCCGCTGTTCTTATCGCATCTTTACGTTCTGTTGAGTTCTCCCTATTGTCTAAGACTATTCGTAAGCCCAACTCACTGATACTAACACTTTTATTTTTACCACTACCTTTTACATCAATTAAGCCATAACTTGAGAACGCTGCTAATGCCTTTAACCCAGAACCACTACTTTTGGAGAACCCCCAGTGAGTTAGCGCAATTGGTAACCTTGCTGAATTTCTCTTTTCAGCATTATAGAATGCACTAATCATTTCAATGGCTTGTGCTATAGATTTTGATGGGTACGATGGACTTCGCACCCTGCTTTTACTCACTTTTCCTTCCATAATAAACTCTAATTGTGATGACTGTAGATAATAATAACACGATTTTTCTAAGTGTCAACGCTATGTTGTTTTATTTTATCTATTTAGCTGAATAAATATGGTTAGGATATGTATATCATTGTTTTTATTCTATATTTTTAAATTAATATAACGAATTAATAAAGATTTGACTTGATTACTTCGCTATTCCAGCAGCAAACTT harbors:
- a CDS encoding DUF4157 domain-containing protein, which gives rise to MQTHTVKPIVTRLLQVGVLLITLLTVSSVAIEASTIYAAKGPSAAEIKKHSKQTLRSEAEEAVESEAEQKLSDKEEAKKAAFMKLGDIKGEAVDTESRVPGHNPEWVNHNDMDPGIADNSQDAKHKEWIEVESISSPIPKSEKTKKAVVEFQKKKNLKSDGIVGASTIEREMKESGEKGVIDEETLDDSSKPPQNKSETTPGHKYVDSLTLKGNINTQVESEIGNAKQSDSKTGKGLIAHELTHVVQQSTSSQDAKHKEWIDVLSTSANESTDNTKDVSKPATDKPAAETVHMYLTGDTQSTSKESGEKGGTTDMNIGVGELQETSISKIMDKAVLGKRPGRTTYRGTSSDLKLSQPPISYVCEGGGANDECFCDGVLDCHKLWSSADCEKDTNWQDSNDPSKGGCKAAD
- a CDS encoding DUF3604 domain-containing protein, with the protein product MKKIIAVLGFLLIVTYLYWQFYSNSVESGQRGEERTAGVAYGDSVPDVKIIARRDADLAVTLEENKSKQVLFGDLHVHSTYSTDAFLWALPLNHGKGVHPVADACDYARYCSAIDFWSITDHAEASTPLRWQRTKQALRQCQAKSADQSNPDLVSMLGFEWTQVGTLPSQHFGHKNVIFMGLDDDEVSARPIAAQGIATNALRTNTPSFPAKLALADFKNREIIYDLNTFFKNIAVTPECDPDLPSSQLPADCFESAKYPEDLIARLEDQGLDPLIIPHGSSWGYYTPPGTTWDKQLKARHLSEKFSLIEVYSGHGNSEEFRDYQNIEEVIPDTQAKCVDKQDGYTPPCVRTGEIIKQRCLAEGLGETECEAKAETAREAAANMGVAHHLAVASEDPSEWLESGQCTDCYLPSFNHRPGTSVQYGLAISNFDDSDKDPTRFNWGFIASSDNHRARAGTGYKEVARRLNTEAGGVVDPKFRPIFLPDEPEATSTVYSKTREELMQIAGFQLTEIERQSSFWQTGGLAGVHTEGRSREEIWDALQRRETYATSGPRMLLWFDHVDADSEKTPMGSTLETSVAGTFKVHAVGSFKQKPGCPEYAIDALGEERIANLCANECYNPSEDRNLIERIEIIRIRPQVNADEKVVNLIDDPFLVHECPADQSGCSFEFTDPGFSENARDALYYARAIQEPRPTINGDPIKCERDENGNCISATICRGDYNTPLDEDCLSMKDVRAWSSPIYLNFTSSSVTNQQVMETSASNE
- a CDS encoding peptidyl-prolyl cis-trans isomerase, with amino-acid sequence MNSKQGILYPLAAVIALIAALFVALDFSGVKRLTQQSYAVATVNGTPIARAEYQRALHAMQAGLERPLTMDDKNRALKILIDEELMVQEGLRLQLASDDRLIRKNLVQALINSAVLLDSSEEISEQVLLDFYTQEKSLFATPLSVTIKVLKKNQHSDVETFTQALNNKASFIGAGELAKLEPLNIPVDLPIGKIGDLLGGNARDTVISMRQGDIAGPIESPDGEIFIWLLQKKGGQLSFVEARNSVLNEWQRRQEEQALEEYLLRLRKHARITTSNPE
- a CDS encoding nitronate monooxygenase — encoded protein: MKTVITEMFGIQHPIIQGGMHYVGFAELAAAVSNAGGLGMITGLTQKSAKDLANEIAKCRAMTDKPVGVNLTFLPSINAPDYPAYVKAIIDGGVKVVETAGRNPAQVMPHLKDAGIKVIHKCTSVRHALKAQSIGCDAVSVDGFECGGHPGEDDIPNMILLLRAADELEIPFVASGGMADGRSLVAALAMGAEGMNMGTRFIATQEAPVHAKVKQAIVDASELDTRLIMRPLRNTERVLNNAAVESLLEKEQRLGKDLQFEDIREEVAGVYPRIMLEGDMDAGAWSCGMVAGLINDIPTCKELIDRIMDEAESIISGRLAERLDG